In Bacteroidota bacterium, one DNA window encodes the following:
- the rplB gene encoding 50S ribosomal protein L2, which produces MAIRNLKPRTPATRYYSISSFDEITKTTPEKSLLTPLKSSGGRGNTGRVTSRHRGGGHKKMYRVIDFKRNKFDVPATVASIEYDPNRNCRIALLHYADGEKRYIIAPDGLNVGAKILSGKDADIAPGNSLPLKSMPLGTFIHNVEMKPGRGGQIARSAGNSCQVLAKEGDFATLKMPSGEMRKVPIDCIATVGTVGNADYFNISFGKAGRSRWLGIRPQTRGMAMNPVDHPMGGGEGKSKSGGGRKHPKSPWGQLAKGLRTRRKKNASNQFIVKRRTK; this is translated from the coding sequence ATGGCAATCAGAAATCTTAAACCAAGAACTCCGGCGACGAGATACTACTCGATCTCTTCGTTCGACGAGATCACGAAGACGACTCCGGAAAAGTCGCTTCTGACGCCGCTCAAGAGTTCGGGCGGGCGCGGGAATACCGGTCGCGTGACCTCGCGTCACCGCGGCGGCGGACATAAGAAGATGTACCGCGTGATCGATTTTAAGCGTAATAAGTTCGATGTGCCGGCAACGGTCGCCTCGATCGAATACGATCCGAACCGCAACTGCCGTATCGCCCTTCTGCACTACGCCGATGGCGAGAAGCGCTATATCATTGCTCCCGACGGTTTGAATGTCGGTGCAAAGATTCTTAGTGGCAAGGATGCCGATATTGCCCCAGGCAATTCGCTTCCGTTAAAGTCGATGCCGCTCGGTACGTTTATCCACAACGTGGAGATGAAGCCGGGTCGTGGCGGTCAGATCGCTCGTTCGGCAGGCAACTCGTGCCAGGTGCTTGCAAAGGAAGGCGATTTTGCGACGCTGAAGATGCCTTCGGGCGAAATGCGTAAGGTACCGATCGATTGTATCGCAACCGTCGGAACCGTTGGAAATGCCGACTACTTCAATATCAGTTTCGGCAAAGCCGGTCGCTCGCGCTGGCTCGGTATTCGTCCGCAGACACGCGGTATGGCGATGAACCCGGTCGATCACCCGATGGGTGGTGGTGAAGGTAAGTCGAAGTCGGGTGGTGGTCGTAAGCATCCGAAGTCACCGTGGGGTCAGCTTGCCAAAGGTCTTCGTACCCGTCGCAAGAAGAATGCTTCGAATCAGTTCATTGTCAAACGTCGCACGAAATAA
- the rpsC gene encoding 30S ribosomal protein S3 gives MGQKTNPVGFRIAVTRPWDARWYDDKNFAQKLEEDNLIRKYIKERLRRAGISKMTIDRTTKRIVLTIHTSRPGVVIGKSGKEIAQLEEELKNVCSGKEVKILINEVKRPEIDAQLIADQIAQQLEGRIAFRRAMKMAVATAMRSGAEGIRVMCAGRLGGAEIARTEQYKEGRIPLHTLRANIDFARGTAQTIYGAIGVKVWVCTGDITGETPLEAAAQLAVYGAEDRDRRPIVSAAGGERRRRRGGRGRTRGKEGGSSESSSAE, from the coding sequence TTGGGGCAGAAAACTAACCCGGTCGGATTCCGTATCGCTGTGACGCGTCCGTGGGATGCGCGCTGGTACGATGACAAGAACTTCGCGCAGAAGCTCGAAGAGGATAATCTTATCCGTAAGTACATCAAGGAGCGTTTGCGCCGTGCCGGCATCTCGAAGATGACGATCGATCGGACGACGAAGCGTATCGTCTTGACGATCCACACATCGCGTCCCGGTGTCGTTATCGGTAAGAGCGGCAAAGAGATTGCACAGCTCGAAGAAGAGTTGAAGAATGTGTGCTCGGGCAAGGAAGTGAAGATCCTCATCAACGAGGTGAAGCGTCCGGAGATCGACGCACAGTTGATCGCCGACCAGATCGCTCAGCAGCTCGAGGGTCGTATCGCCTTCCGCCGCGCCATGAAAATGGCTGTCGCGACCGCCATGCGTTCCGGCGCAGAAGGAATACGCGTGATGTGCGCGGGCCGTTTGGGTGGCGCTGAAATTGCGCGTACCGAGCAGTACAAGGAAGGACGTATTCCGCTTCACACTTTGCGTGCGAACATCGACTTTGCACGTGGTACGGCACAGACGATCTACGGTGCCATCGGCGTGAAGGTATGGGTGTGTACCGGAGACATTACCGGCGAAACGCCACTTGAGGCTGCGGCACAGTTGGCAGTCTATGGCGCCGAGGATCGCGATCGTCGTCCGATCGTGAGCGCGGCAGGCGGCGAGCGCCGTCGTCGTCGCGGCGGCCGTGGTCGTACGCGTGGTAAGGAAGGCGGTTCGTCCGAATCGTCATCGGCAGAGTAA
- the rplX gene encoding 50S ribosomal protein L24: MRIKKNDLVEVITGKNRGRRGKVLRVFNETNRVLVEGVNILKKHERPTQANQQGGITEREHPINASNVMLVDPKSGKTTRIGRRVSADSTGKAVYERVSRRSGDVIA, encoded by the coding sequence ATGCGTATCAAGAAGAACGACCTTGTGGAAGTGATCACCGGCAAGAACCGCGGCCGCCGCGGGAAGGTCTTGCGCGTGTTCAATGAAACCAATCGCGTGCTTGTCGAGGGGGTCAATATCCTGAAGAAGCACGAACGTCCGACCCAGGCGAACCAGCAGGGTGGGATTACCGAGCGCGAGCATCCGATCAATGCATCGAATGTCATGCTCGTCGATCCGAAATCCGGGAAGACCACGCGTATCGGTCGCCGTGTCAGCGCCGACAGCACCGGTAAGGCAGTCTATGAGCGTGTGTCGCGTCGCTCGGGCGATGTGATCGCATAA
- the rplE gene encoding 50S ribosomal protein L5: MAKAKEQKQKAAPAASAPTDPAVEGVHARLHDKYKNEVVPAMMKRFNYTNINQVPRLTKISVNVGVGEAASDAKQLEAAVRDLEAIVGQKVAVTKAKKSISNFKLREGLSIGARVTLRRDRMYEFLDRLMSLAIPRIRDFRGVPDKSFDGRGNYTLGIKEQIIFPEIDVDKVSRITGMDISFVTSATTDEEAYELLKAFGLPFRKREGEAVATA; this comes from the coding sequence ATGGCAAAAGCAAAAGAACAAAAGCAAAAAGCAGCACCCGCAGCCTCGGCTCCGACGGATCCCGCGGTAGAGGGTGTACATGCTCGCCTGCACGACAAGTATAAGAACGAAGTCGTCCCGGCGATGATGAAGCGCTTCAATTACACGAACATCAACCAGGTTCCGCGCCTGACGAAGATCTCGGTCAATGTCGGCGTTGGCGAAGCAGCGTCCGACGCAAAGCAGCTCGAAGCGGCTGTTCGCGATCTCGAAGCGATCGTCGGCCAGAAGGTTGCGGTGACGAAAGCGAAGAAGTCCATTTCGAACTTCAAGCTTCGCGAAGGACTCAGCATCGGTGCACGCGTCACCTTACGCCGCGATCGTATGTATGAGTTTCTCGATCGATTGATGTCGCTTGCCATCCCGCGTATCCGCGATTTCCGCGGCGTACCCGATAAGTCGTTCGACGGTCGTGGCAACTACACGCTCGGGATCAAAGAGCAGATCATCTTCCCGGAAATCGACGTCGATAAGGTGTCGCGTATTACGGGTATGGATATCAGTTTTGTCACCAGTGCAACCACGGATGAAGAAGCGTACGAGCTTCTGAAGGCCTTTGGTCTTCCGTTCCGTAAGCGCGAAGGTGAAGCAGTGGCAACAGCGTAA
- the rplP gene encoding 50S ribosomal protein L16: MLLPKRVKYRKRQKGRVRGKATRGAQVAFGSFGLKSLEGGWITSRQIEAVRVTLSRTMKRDGKIWIRIFPDKPITKKPAETRMGSGKGTPEYWVAVVKPGTIMFEIGGVPKAIAEEALRLSSHKLPVMTKMVTRPDHVEEVAVRK, translated from the coding sequence ATGCTGTTACCAAAGAGAGTTAAGTATCGCAAGCGCCAAAAGGGCAGAGTTCGTGGCAAGGCCACGCGTGGAGCCCAGGTTGCATTCGGCAGTTTCGGCTTGAAGTCGCTCGAAGGTGGGTGGATTACCAGCCGTCAGATCGAGGCGGTTCGCGTCACGCTTTCGCGTACGATGAAGCGCGATGGTAAGATCTGGATTCGGATCTTCCCCGATAAGCCGATCACCAAAAAGCCTGCTGAAACGCGAATGGGATCCGGTAAGGGTACCCCGGAATACTGGGTAGCCGTGGTAAAACCCGGTACGATCATGTTCGAAATCGGCGGCGTACCGAAGGCGATCGCGGAAGAAGCATTGCGCCTGAGTTCGCATAAGCTTCCGGTGATGACCAAGATGGTCACGCGTCCGGATCATGTCGAAGAAGTAGCAGTACGTAAGTAA
- the rpmC gene encoding 50S ribosomal protein L29, translated as MKATKASELRGRDIADLKRQIGENNSRLIALNFQKMTGHLDNNAQIATLRRDNARIKTIIGERENAARAK; from the coding sequence ATGAAGGCAACTAAAGCATCAGAACTTCGCGGCCGTGATATCGCCGACTTGAAGCGTCAGATCGGCGAGAACAATTCGCGCCTGATCGCGCTGAACTTTCAGAAGATGACGGGCCATCTCGACAACAATGCGCAGATCGCAACGTTGCGTCGCGATAACGCTCGCATCAAAACGATCATCGGCGAGCGCGAGAACGCCGCACGTGCAAAGTAA
- the rplN gene encoding 50S ribosomal protein L14, whose translation MIQEESNLQVADNSGAKRVRCIRILGGHDRRYAGVGDVIVVSVKSAIPNGQVKKGEVSKAVIVRTKKETRRRDGSYIRFDENAVVLLNNQGEPRGTRIFGPVARELRERQYMKIVSLAPEVI comes from the coding sequence ATGATTCAGGAAGAATCGAATCTGCAAGTAGCGGACAACTCCGGGGCCAAGCGAGTGCGTTGCATTCGTATCCTCGGTGGTCATGATCGTCGCTACGCCGGTGTAGGCGACGTGATCGTCGTCAGTGTGAAGTCTGCAATTCCGAACGGCCAGGTGAAGAAGGGCGAAGTCTCGAAGGCGGTGATCGTTCGCACCAAGAAGGAAACGCGTCGCCGCGACGGCAGCTATATCCGCTTCGATGAGAATGCGGTCGTACTGCTCAACAACCAAGGCGAGCCGCGCGGAACCCGCATCTTCGGACCCGTCGCACGCGAGCTTCGCGAGCGTCAGTATATGAAGATCGTTTCACTTGCCCCTGAAGTCATCTAA
- the rpsS gene encoding 30S ribosomal protein S19, whose product MSRSLKKGPYIDEKLMGKVDALNATRAKKVIKTWARACTIPPEFVGHTFTVHNGNKFIPVYVTENMVGHKLGEFAPTRSFRGHSGTKSENA is encoded by the coding sequence ATGTCACGTTCGCTGAAAAAGGGACCGTATATCGACGAGAAGCTCATGGGCAAGGTTGATGCGCTCAATGCTACTCGTGCAAAGAAGGTAATCAAGACGTGGGCTCGTGCTTGCACGATTCCGCCGGAATTCGTCGGACACACCTTCACCGTACACAATGGGAATAAGTTTATCCCCGTGTATGTGACCGAGAATATGGTCGGCCACAAACTCGGAGAATTCGCACCGACGCGGAGCTTCCGCGGACACTCGGGCACTAAATCGGAAAACGCCTGA
- the rplW gene encoding 50S ribosomal protein L23, producing the protein MEVVIRKPLLTEKATLASENGVYSFEVNPGANKIQIAHAVEAQFGVNVVEVRTMWMPTRTRSQFTRRGVVRGAKSRRKKAVVALKAGQTIDVFTPMDVKTPE; encoded by the coding sequence ATGGAAGTAGTGATCCGCAAGCCGCTCCTGACCGAAAAGGCAACGCTCGCAAGTGAGAACGGAGTCTATTCGTTCGAAGTCAATCCGGGCGCGAATAAGATTCAGATCGCACATGCGGTCGAAGCACAGTTCGGAGTGAATGTCGTAGAAGTTCGTACGATGTGGATGCCGACGCGTACGCGTTCGCAGTTCACCCGTCGCGGTGTCGTTCGTGGAGCGAAGAGTCGTCGTAAGAAGGCAGTCGTTGCACTCAAGGCCGGACAGACGATCGACGTCTTCACGCCGATGGATGTAAAGACCCCAGAGTAA
- a CDS encoding type Z 30S ribosomal protein S14 codes for MARLALRVKQKREPKFSTRKYTRCSRCGRAHSVYRKFGLCRLCLRELALDGKIPGLRKASW; via the coding sequence GTGGCACGATTAGCATTACGAGTCAAGCAGAAGCGCGAGCCGAAGTTCTCGACCAGAAAGTACACCCGCTGCAGCCGCTGCGGCAGGGCGCATAGCGTATACCGCAAGTTCGGCCTGTGCCGTCTGTGTTTGCGCGAATTGGCACTCGACGGCAAGATCCCCGGATTGCGCAAGGCGAGCTGGTAA
- the rpsQ gene encoding 30S ribosomal protein S17: MAENEIMTSPARNRRKERIGKVVSDKMQKTVVVEQVRQVAHAKYKKYFKKTTKFVAHNENDDAKTGDTVRIMETRPLSKTKRWRVVEVIERAK, encoded by the coding sequence ATGGCAGAGAACGAGATCATGACAAGCCCCGCGCGTAACCGACGCAAGGAACGTATCGGGAAGGTCGTTAGCGACAAGATGCAAAAGACCGTTGTCGTCGAGCAGGTGCGCCAGGTCGCACATGCGAAGTACAAAAAGTACTTCAAGAAGACGACGAAGTTCGTTGCGCACAACGAGAATGACGATGCGAAGACGGGCGATACCGTCCGCATTATGGAGACCCGTCCGCTGTCGAAGACGAAGCGCTGGCGCGTGGTCGAAGTCATCGAGCGCGCGAAATAA
- the rplV gene encoding 50S ribosomal protein L22: protein MAQAIARKRGIQSSPVKMRLVLDNIRGKKVTEALSILHFMTNKASFVAEQTLRSAIANFQLKDENRGIDVEDLTVSECFSDGGPVLKRIMPAPMGRAYRVRKRSNHLTIVVSDKAAKVARRAAAAASAAQAAAPAKPAKKAPARKKKAAAK, encoded by the coding sequence ATGGCTCAAGCAATCGCACGTAAACGCGGCATCCAGAGCTCACCGGTCAAAATGCGACTGGTGCTCGATAACATTCGTGGCAAGAAAGTCACGGAAGCGCTCTCGATTCTGCACTTCATGACCAACAAGGCATCGTTCGTCGCCGAGCAGACGCTTCGTAGCGCGATCGCGAACTTTCAGTTAAAAGACGAAAATCGCGGAATCGATGTCGAAGATCTGACCGTCAGCGAGTGTTTCTCCGACGGCGGACCGGTGCTCAAGCGCATCATGCCTGCTCCGATGGGGCGCGCATACCGTGTGCGCAAGCGCTCGAATCACCTGACGATCGTCGTCAGCGATAAGGCTGCGAAGGTTGCACGTCGTGCCGCTGCTGCTGCATCGGCTGCTCAAGCTGCTGCGCCTGCGAAGCCGGCAAAGAAAGCCCCTGCCCGTAAGAAGAAGGCAGCCGCTAAGTAA
- the rplF gene encoding 50S ribosomal protein L6: MSRIGKKIITLPKGVTAELKDSTITVKGPKGTLATAIPASITPKIENGEITFTRSSDERSIRALHGLARALTNNMVVGVSEGYTKKLEMVGVGYKAEKRGKWIQLSLGFSHPVVFGAPDEITIDIPTPTSLTISGIDKQLVGAVAAKIRSIRPPEPYKGKGVKYSDEKIIRKAGKTAGK; this comes from the coding sequence ATGTCACGTATCGGAAAGAAGATTATTACACTGCCGAAAGGCGTCACCGCCGAGCTGAAAGACAGCACGATCACGGTGAAAGGACCGAAGGGTACGCTGGCTACGGCGATCCCGGCTTCGATCACACCGAAAATCGAGAACGGTGAGATCACCTTCACTCGCTCCAGCGACGAGCGCAGCATCCGTGCACTCCACGGGCTTGCCCGTGCGCTCACGAACAACATGGTTGTCGGCGTCAGCGAAGGGTACACCAAGAAATTGGAGATGGTCGGCGTTGGATACAAGGCCGAGAAGCGCGGCAAGTGGATTCAGCTCAGCCTCGGATTCTCGCACCCGGTCGTCTTTGGCGCTCCGGACGAGATTACGATCGATATCCCGACTCCGACGTCGCTTACGATCAGTGGCATCGACAAGCAGCTCGTTGGTGCTGTCGCAGCGAAGATCCGCTCGATCCGTCCGCCGGAGCCGTATAAGGGCAAGGGCGTGAAGTATTCCGATGAAAAGATCATCCGCAAGGCTGGTAAGACTGCAGGCAAATAA
- the rpsH gene encoding 30S ribosomal protein S8 yields the protein MDTIGDFLTRLRNAIKARHQYVIVPASNLKYAISTILQEQGYIDSVERIENSKQGELRITLKYQNGVPAIMGLRRISTPGLRRYTKATDTPRVLSGLGIAILSTPRGVMSDKQARQLNVGGEVLCYVW from the coding sequence ATGGATACGATAGGAGATTTCTTAACACGGTTGCGTAACGCCATCAAGGCCCGGCACCAGTACGTCATTGTACCGGCGTCGAACCTGAAGTATGCGATCAGCACGATCCTGCAGGAGCAGGGGTATATCGATAGTGTTGAGCGCATCGAGAATTCGAAGCAAGGCGAATTGCGCATCACGCTCAAGTATCAGAACGGCGTTCCGGCCATCATGGGACTACGTCGTATCTCGACACCGGGGCTCCGTCGCTATACTAAGGCCACTGATACGCCGCGCGTACTCTCAGGGCTTGGTATCGCTATCCTCTCGACGCCCCGTGGCGTGATGAGCGATAAGCAGGCGCGCCAACTCAACGTTGGTGGCGAGGTATTGTGCTACGTATGGTAA